Within the Candidatus Acidiferrales bacterium genome, the region GAAAGAGTCTTTCCCCCGATTCACGCGATTCATTTGTCGTGACACGCGGAGTAGAAAAGTGTTTATACGTCTACCCTCTGGATGAATGGCAGCGCCTTGAAGAGAGGCTTCGCTCGCTTAATCAGTTTCTCGAAAAACACAGATATTTTACACGCACGCTTCTTATGTGGGCATCGGAAGAATTTCCGCTTGACTCGCAATCACGAATCACAATTCCCAAAAACCTTCTCGAATTTGCCGAGATTGAGAAAGACGTGGTGATCATCGGTGCACTCGAACGGATCGAATTATGGAGTCCAAAAATTTTCAACGAGTATCTTAACTCTCAGCCGGAGAGCTATGCCAATGTTGTTGAACAAATCATGACGGTTAATGTCAACAAGTAATGGTGCCATTTCATGAACCGGTGCTGCTGAAGGAGAGCATAGATTTCTTGGTAACTGATTTGAGTGCAACATACGTCGACGCGACATTCGGGGGAGGAGGACACACGCGAGAGCTTCTTTCCAGGTTGAATTCAGGTGCGAAAGTGATTGCTTTCGATGTTGATGAACATGCCAAACAAAACGCGGATAGATTTTTCTCCCAGGATGGCAGGTTCTCATTCGTGGAGAAGAATTTTTCGGAAATAAGAAATGTTTTTGATGACATAAATATTATATCAGCCGCCGGCTTCCTGTTCGATCTTGGCGTGTCTTCCTACCAACTCGACAACGAGCCTGGGTTCAGTTATAGGCGGGATGAGAAACTGGACATGCGCCTGGACAAGGATTTGAAAACTTCTGCTTATGACGTAATTAACTCATATGATGTTGAAGAACTGTCCGCAGTGTTTGGCAAATACGGTGAAGAGCCCCGCTCTCGTCTGCTGGCGAAGGCAATTGTAAAGCGGAGGGGGAAAAATAATATCGAGACTACTTCGGAGTTTGTGGAAATAATCGGAAAAGTCTGTGGAAGCTCTGCTAAAACTCTGGCGCGAATTTTTCAAGCGCTTCGAATCGAAGTCAACAACGAACTCAATTCTCTCTTCTCGGGACTGAAAGCGGCTATTGATATGACTTCTCTTGGCGGGAGAATCGTGGTGATCTCTTATCATTCTCTGGAAGACAGGATAGTAAAGGAAAGGTTTAAGTACGAAGCCGCGACATGTGTGTGTCCGCCGCAGGCAATCGTTTGTACCTGCGGCAAAACCGCTCGCGCCAGAATACTGACACGTAAACCGATCTCACCAAGTCGTGATGAAGTCTTGCGCAATCGCAGGGCACGAAGTGCAAAGATGAGGGCAATCGAAAGAATAGCATGAGCGACGAGATAGAACTCAAAGGTAAACGAGAAGACGCGGCCCGCAGTGCAGATGCAAAGAACCCGAAGCAGGCACCGATAACAGTTTCCAAATTTATTCTATTTCTCGGGGGGACTGTCGCGGTGCTTCTGATCATTGTCAATAACAGCGTTACAGTAGACAGGTTGGTGAGAGAAATAAGTTCTCTCGATTCTGCGTACAGAGAAATAAGATTTCGGAACGATTCGTTACAGGCGGAGATGAAAAAATTGTCCAGCGCTGAAAGAATTACTCGGATCGCCTCGGAAAAACTTGGCCTTGTTTATAGCAGTCAGACTCTCGATCAAGTCACGGTCGATGCGGATAAATTGGAGGAGGCAAACCGGAAGGATGCAAGAGACACAACAAAATAAGGCAAGCCACCGAGCTCGGATAAATTTCATCCGCCTCTTGTTTATGTTGCTGTTTGCTGCCGTCGTTGTGAAGTTGGGATTTGTGCAGGGAGTCAGGAGCATTTACTATCACAAGATTGCCCAAAACCAATATGAGAGCCGCGTGCCACTTCGAGCTAATCGAGGAATGGTATACGATAGGAATGGCAGTCTGATAATTTCAAACAACTTCGGTTATTCTTATGCGGCGGATCCGGAGCTTCTCGATTCAACCGACAAGAAGAGAATCGCCGAAAAATTCGGTGCTGTTTTCGACAAGCCCATCGAATTCTTCACGCAGAAGATGAATGTAAAGTCGCAGTTTGTCTGGCTTGCTCGCAATATCGGTCCCAAACAATCCGAGTCCCTTAAGGACTTCAATGTATACGGTTTGATTAGCCTGCAAGAGCAGCAGAGACTTTATCCTTATGGCAGCGCCGCAGGACAGGTTTTCGGTTACGCAAACGTCGATGGAAAAGGGGCGAGCGGGATCGAGCTCGAGTTTGATTCGATTCTCGTCGGCAAGGACGGTTATGAGATAATGCAACGCGACGGAATCGGACGAAAAATGCCTTCGGTTGATTATCCGAAGATAGATCCCGTGCCGGGATGCAATCTGCAGCTGACCATCGACATGAATATTCAACAAATCGTTGACGAAGAGCTTGCGGCTGGAGTGGAGAGTGCGAAAGGCTCTGCTGGTACGGCAATTTTCATGAATCCCAACACGGGAGAGATTCTCGCAGTTGCCAACTATCCCAAATTTGATCCATCTGATTACACACGATATTCATTTGATGATTCCCGGGACAGAGCAATAACGGATGTGTTCGAACCCGGTTCGACGTTTAAAGTTGTGACCGCAGCGTCGGCGCTCGAAGAAGGGATTGAAAGACCAAACGATGTAATTTTTGCAGAGAACGGCAAATACTTTTTGTACGGGAAGTTGATTGAAGATTTTGAACGTGCAGGATGGGTAACATTCAGGCGAGCTGTGGAATTGTCAAGCAACATCGCGTTTTCAAAGATCGGAATGAAAATACCTCCCAACAGCTTTTACAGGTATGCAAGAGATTTTGGTTTCGGTGCGCCGACCGGGATTGAGCTTCCTGGAGAAGCTGCCGGTCAGTTAAAGAAGCCTTACGAGTGGTCGAAAATTTCCGAGCCTTTCATGTCGTTCGGCTATGAAGTGATGGTGACATCGCTTCAAATGGCGCAGGCGTACGCGGCCATTGCAAACGGTGGAACTCTGATGAAGCCCTACGTTGTCAGCAGGATCGTGGATGCGAGGGGAAATGTGCTGTCTCAGAATTCGCCTGTGGAGATTAGGCGCGTGGTAAGCCCTGAAGTCGCACAAACCCTGACAGGACTATTTGTCGACGTTGTTGAAAACGGCACGGGGTCTCCGGCGAAGATAAATGATCTTCTTATTGCAGGTAAGACAGGGACTTCGCAAAAATTGGTCGACGGAAAGTATTCGAAGAAATTTTATCATGCTTCCTTTGCTGGTTTTTTCCCTGTCCCCAATCCAGTAATTGTCGGGTTTATAATGGTTGATTCTCCGATGAACGGCTACACCGGGGGGAGTGTTGCGGCTCCGATTTTTAAGAAAATTGCATCCCGCATTTATGGAATTATGCAGCGAAGGACCACCGACTTCTTGGATAATGGTGTAAGAATGGTCTCGAATACTTCATCAGCTTTCCAGCAGAAACCAAAAGATTTCACGCAGAACTTTGTCAGCAATTCTGAAAGAACTAACTCGACAACTGCAGCGAGTACAAATTTAGTGAAGGTTCCCGATGTTTCGTACTTAGATTACGCGTCTGCGAAAGCGATCATGGAAAATTCCGGACTCGCGATTTCGGATGAGGGGATGGGCAACAGTTTAATCGTGTTGTCTGAAAGACCGAACGCTGGAACGTTGCTTCCCAAAGGAGCAACAGTCGAACTAAACTTTGTAGATGCGAGAAAAATCTCGAAGATGCCGGATTTCCGCGGAGCAAGCGTCAGGAAAGCGACAAGTTTCTTTCTCACGGCAGGAATTCGATTTCGCGTTAATGGAAGCGGGAAAATCGTCAGCCAGGCCCCCGATCCCGGAACACCGGTAAATAAGAAATCGATCGTAGTCATCAATTGTGATGACAGGAATTTTAATGCATCGGGGATTTTTTGATGAAGCTTAGCGAACTCATCAGGAGCGTTTCAGTAGAGGAGATCGTCGGCGATACCGAAAAGGAAATCGTCGGCGTCGCTTATGATTCACGAAAGGTCAGAGACGGATCGCTGTTTGTTGCGATGAGGGGAGCGCAATTTGATGGACACCGCTTCATAGTCGATGCCATGGGCAGTGGCGCAAGCGCGGTCGTGCTCGAGGACAAAAGTATCGTTGATGACGAATACTTCCTCTCTCACCACACCACTAAACTACTTGTCCCCAGCACCCGCCGCGCTCTTGCGCTTATTTCAGCGAATTTTTTCGATTGGCCGAGTAAAAAGCTGAAAACAATCGGAGTAACCGGAACGAATGGGAAGACTACGAGCACATATCTCATCGAATGGATGCTGCGATCTGCCGGAGAGAAAGTTCTTCTCATGGGAACTATTAAGCATATGCTGAACGGTGAAACCCTTGAGTCGGCGGTGAACACGACCCCCGAGTCCTTTGAGCTTAATCGCATGATGGCAGCAGCAGCAGCAAGGAACGCGACTTATGCAGTTATGGAAGTCTCATCCCATTCACTGGTGATGGATCGCGTTTACGGCATCCCGTTCAAGGCAGCCATGTTCACGAATCTCACCCAGGACCATCTCGATTTTCATCATACCATGGAAGAGTATTTCAAGGCGAAAAGAATTTTGTTCGATTCGTTGAGCGAGGGAAGTTTCGCCGTCGTGAATATGGATGATGAATATGGCGAGAGAATTGTTGCCGGTACTTCTGCCCGAAAAATATTCTACGGCTTCGCTCCTCAAGCCGACTTTCGGATTGTCAAGTTTTCATTTGGCATTCATGGAGCGGAGATCACAATCAAATACGCAGGCGAGGAGTTTGAAATAAAGTCTATGTTGGCCGGCAAATTCAGTTCGTATAATCTTGCTGGGGCTTTTGCGACGGCGGTTTCTTTAGGATATAATCCGGCTTCTGCCGCTGAAGCATTGTGCAGAGTCCCCGGTGTCAAAGGAAGATTTGAGCGCATCGATTCCGGAAAAGGATTCCTGGTCGTGGTCGATTATGCGCATACTCCGGACTCGCTGCAGAAGACACTGCAATCTGCACGGGAAATATTGACATCGGAAGGAAAAGGCGGGAGGTTGATAACCGTTTTCGGATGCGGTGGAAATCGCGACCGCACAAAGCGCCCTAAGATGGGAAAAATCGCGGAGGATTTGAGCGATGTAACTATCGTCACTTCAGACAACCCGCGATTCGAGGACCCCGGCTCGATCATTGATGAGATACTTGAAGGCGTAAAACCAGATGACCAAAATGTCCTGCGCATCGTCGACCGCAGCGAAGCAATAAAGAAGAGCTTGTCTCTAGCGCTTCCAAACGACATCGTGGTCCTTGCAGGGAAGGGACATGAAAATTACCAGGACATCAAAGGGGCCAAGCATCATTTTGACGACCGCGAAGAAGCCGAGAAGGCGCTTGGATTGTCAGAGAATTACGTTGCGGAGAAGAGTTGATTACTGTGCGAGACGTTCACGAAATACCGGGAGCTGAATTTCATAATGTGAATTTCAAGTCGGCCAGGTCGGTCTCTACTGACTCAAGGACCTTGTCTGCCGGCGAAATCTTCTTCGCGATCCGCGGCGACAAATTCGATGGCCATAATTTTGTCCGGGACGCCGTTGTCAAAGGGACAGCATGTGCGGTGGTAGATAGGAGATGGTATGAAACCAGTCATCAACTATCGGCTCTCGACCGGGGGCCGTTGGTAGTAGTTGAAGATACGACCCGTGCACTCGGCAACCTTGCTAGAATTTACCGCAGGAAATTCTCGATGCCGGTGATCGCAATCGGCGGCTCGAACGGCAAGACCACTACGAAAGAAATGGCGGCCGCAGTCCTTGAGAAAAAGTTCAGGGTCGCTAAAACTTCCGGAAATCATAATAACCAAATCGGTGTTCCGTCGACGATTTTTGGTTTCAAAAAATATCACGATGCTGCGGTTGTCGAGATCGGTACAAACCATTTTGGCGAGATCAAAAGACTTTGCGAGATACTCGAGCCAAACGCCGGACTCATCACCAACATCGGAGCGGAGCATCTGGAGTTTTTCAAGGACTTGAGCG harbors:
- the rsmH gene encoding 16S rRNA (cytosine(1402)-N(4))-methyltransferase RsmH; amino-acid sequence: MVPFHEPVLLKESIDFLVTDLSATYVDATFGGGGHTRELLSRLNSGAKVIAFDVDEHAKQNADRFFSQDGRFSFVEKNFSEIRNVFDDINIISAAGFLFDLGVSSYQLDNEPGFSYRRDEKLDMRLDKDLKTSAYDVINSYDVEELSAVFGKYGEEPRSRLLAKAIVKRRGKNNIETTSEFVEIIGKVCGSSAKTLARIFQALRIEVNNELNSLFSGLKAAIDMTSLGGRIVVISYHSLEDRIVKERFKYEAATCVCPPQAIVCTCGKTARARILTRKPISPSRDEVLRNRRARSAKMRAIERIA
- a CDS encoding UDP-N-acetylmuramoyl-L-alanyl-D-glutamate--2,6-diaminopimelate ligase, with the translated sequence MKLSELIRSVSVEEIVGDTEKEIVGVAYDSRKVRDGSLFVAMRGAQFDGHRFIVDAMGSGASAVVLEDKSIVDDEYFLSHHTTKLLVPSTRRALALISANFFDWPSKKLKTIGVTGTNGKTTSTYLIEWMLRSAGEKVLLMGTIKHMLNGETLESAVNTTPESFELNRMMAAAAARNATYAVMEVSSHSLVMDRVYGIPFKAAMFTNLTQDHLDFHHTMEEYFKAKRILFDSLSEGSFAVVNMDDEYGERIVAGTSARKIFYGFAPQADFRIVKFSFGIHGAEITIKYAGEEFEIKSMLAGKFSSYNLAGAFATAVSLGYNPASAAEALCRVPGVKGRFERIDSGKGFLVVVDYAHTPDSLQKTLQSAREILTSEGKGGRLITVFGCGGNRDRTKRPKMGKIAEDLSDVTIVTSDNPRFEDPGSIIDEILEGVKPDDQNVLRIVDRSEAIKKSLSLALPNDIVVLAGKGHENYQDIKGAKHHFDDREEAEKALGLSENYVAEKS
- a CDS encoding penicillin-binding transpeptidase domain-containing protein; translated protein: MLLFAAVVVKLGFVQGVRSIYYHKIAQNQYESRVPLRANRGMVYDRNGSLIISNNFGYSYAADPELLDSTDKKRIAEKFGAVFDKPIEFFTQKMNVKSQFVWLARNIGPKQSESLKDFNVYGLISLQEQQRLYPYGSAAGQVFGYANVDGKGASGIELEFDSILVGKDGYEIMQRDGIGRKMPSVDYPKIDPVPGCNLQLTIDMNIQQIVDEELAAGVESAKGSAGTAIFMNPNTGEILAVANYPKFDPSDYTRYSFDDSRDRAITDVFEPGSTFKVVTAASALEEGIERPNDVIFAENGKYFLYGKLIEDFERAGWVTFRRAVELSSNIAFSKIGMKIPPNSFYRYARDFGFGAPTGIELPGEAAGQLKKPYEWSKISEPFMSFGYEVMVTSLQMAQAYAAIANGGTLMKPYVVSRIVDARGNVLSQNSPVEIRRVVSPEVAQTLTGLFVDVVENGTGSPAKINDLLIAGKTGTSQKLVDGKYSKKFYHASFAGFFPVPNPVIVGFIMVDSPMNGYTGGSVAAPIFKKIASRIYGIMQRRTTDFLDNGVRMVSNTSSAFQQKPKDFTQNFVSNSERTNSTTAASTNLVKVPDVSYLDYASAKAIMENSGLAISDEGMGNSLIVLSERPNAGTLLPKGATVELNFVDARKISKMPDFRGASVRKATSFFLTAGIRFRVNGSGKIVSQAPDPGTPVNKKSIVVINCDDRNFNASGIF
- the mraZ gene encoding division/cell wall cluster transcriptional repressor MraZ yields the protein MSSFKGRYEYVLDSKGRLSIPAKLRKSLSPDSRDSFVVTRGVEKCLYVYPLDEWQRLEERLRSLNQFLEKHRYFTRTLLMWASEEFPLDSQSRITIPKNLLEFAEIEKDVVIIGALERIELWSPKIFNEYLNSQPESYANVVEQIMTVNVNK
- a CDS encoding FtsL-like putative cell division protein; amino-acid sequence: MSDEIELKGKREDAARSADAKNPKQAPITVSKFILFLGGTVAVLLIIVNNSVTVDRLVREISSLDSAYREIRFRNDSLQAEMKKLSSAERITRIASEKLGLVYSSQTLDQVTVDADKLEEANRKDARDTTK